One window from the genome of Spirosoma rhododendri encodes:
- a CDS encoding vanadium-dependent haloperoxidase, whose amino-acid sequence MPAAGACRPTESSSYQPGADQVSRVVDAMNDVMMHDVTNPPLAARFFAYATLAGYETLSHSDSTLRPLLRRLNQYPSIPTPTVTNYNPQLAALLAMLETAGRLQPSGRNLDSCRTSLLDDSRKKGMPDDILTGSQKVAKTIADAVVRYARQDGYNRLSDYPRYTPTKGEGYWYPTPPAFLSAVEPHFGQIRPFLIDSAGTYTPRPPTVFSTNKQSAFYRQMADVCRAGQTLTSDQKASAQFWDCNPFAVQDAGHLQIGLKKMSPGAHWMAIAGAACRRQRASFSRTLQVHTVLAMTLMDAFICCWAEKYRSNRIRPETVIRQYIDPDWKPLLQTPPFPEYVSGHSVISGASAEVLTHFFGDNLAYTDSTEIGFGLAPRRFTSFRQAAQEAGLSRFYGGIHFNDSVTEGLNEGQRIGEYVVATRLVK is encoded by the coding sequence ATGCCTGCTGCTGGGGCCTGCCGACCGACGGAGTCATCGTCCTATCAGCCTGGAGCCGATCAAGTAAGCCGGGTAGTCGACGCGATGAACGACGTGATGATGCACGACGTCACCAATCCCCCGCTGGCCGCGCGGTTCTTTGCCTACGCCACGCTGGCTGGTTACGAAACGCTCAGTCACTCCGATTCGACGCTGCGCCCGCTGTTGCGCCGACTCAATCAGTACCCCAGTATTCCGACACCCACCGTAACAAACTATAACCCTCAACTGGCTGCGTTGCTGGCGATGCTCGAAACGGCGGGGCGCCTGCAACCGTCCGGCCGGAACCTGGATAGCTGCCGTACGAGCCTGCTGGACGATAGCCGGAAAAAGGGTATGCCCGATGATATACTGACCGGGTCACAGAAAGTTGCCAAAACCATCGCCGACGCGGTGGTGCGCTACGCCCGGCAGGACGGCTACAACCGCCTAAGCGACTACCCGCGTTATACCCCAACCAAAGGCGAGGGCTACTGGTACCCGACCCCGCCCGCGTTTCTGTCGGCCGTAGAGCCTCATTTCGGCCAAATTCGCCCGTTTCTGATCGATTCAGCAGGTACGTACACGCCCCGGCCACCTACCGTTTTTTCGACCAACAAACAAAGCGCCTTTTACCGGCAAATGGCCGATGTGTGCCGGGCTGGGCAAACGCTGACGTCCGACCAAAAAGCCAGCGCCCAGTTCTGGGATTGCAACCCCTTCGCCGTGCAGGACGCGGGGCATCTTCAAATTGGCTTGAAAAAGATGTCGCCGGGGGCGCATTGGATGGCTATTGCCGGAGCCGCCTGTCGGCGGCAACGCGCGTCGTTCAGCCGGACGCTACAGGTACATACAGTACTGGCCATGACGCTGATGGACGCCTTTATCTGCTGCTGGGCCGAGAAGTACCGCAGCAACCGCATCCGCCCAGAAACCGTCATCCGCCAATACATCGACCCCGACTGGAAGCCGCTGTTGCAAACACCTCCGTTTCCAGAATACGTGAGCGGCCATTCGGTGATTTCGGGCGCGTCGGCGGAGGTACTGACCCACTTTTTCGGTGACAACCTGGCGTACACCGACTCCACCGAAATTGGTTTTGGACTGGCTCCCCGGCGGTTTACCTCGTTCCGGCAGGCCGCGCAGGAAGCTGGCCTATCGCGGTTCTACGGCGGCATTCATTTCAATGATTCAGTTACAGAAGGATTGAACGAGGGGCAGCGAATAGGAGAATACGTCGTGGCAACGCGGCTAGTCAAGTAA